In the Tribolium castaneum strain GA2 chromosome 1, icTriCast1.1, whole genome shotgun sequence genome, one interval contains:
- the SmE gene encoding probable small nuclear ribonucleoprotein E, producing the protein MAYKPQKVQKVMVQPINLIFRYLQNRSRVQVWLYENINLRIEGHIVGFDEYMNLVLDDAEEYYVKTKNRRQLGRIMLKGDNITLIQNVNPQSGN; encoded by the coding sequence ATGGCGTACAAACcacaaaaagttcaaaaagtGATGGTACAACCCATCAACTTAATTTTTCGTTACTTACAAAACCGTTCACGTGTACAAGTGTGGTTATACGAGAACATTAATCTGAGAATCGAGGGGCACATTGTGGGTTTTGATGAATACATGAATCTTGTGCTGGATGATGCTGAGGAATATTACGTTAAAACGAAGAACAGGAGGCAGCTGGGAAGAATCATGCTTAAAGGAGATAACATAACGCTGATACAGAACGTGAATCCTCAATCAGGCAATTAG
- the LOC107397486 gene encoding uncharacterized protein LOC107397486, whose amino-acid sequence MGLIIPKSFIYLCCLFALAKICQCKIDVIEVTECRESVEGKGTITHTFDGEMKKIDLTMDLPDIDIKDDATFVLKLHKYDKDKDEWEYDYDEKKGDVCFYIQQFLTKSWDKARSASNPEIEDECVVPKGTYEWKNFELSEDDVIVPIGMSGRYKFDVTVYGDEPLFCFEVDVDVQ is encoded by the exons ATGGGACTGATAATtcctaaaagttttatttatttatgttgtttATTTGCTCTTGCAAAAATATGTCAG tgcaAAATAGACGTAATTGAAGTAACCGAATGTAGAGAATCAGTGGAAGGCAAAGGAACAATTACACATACTTTTGATGGAGAAATGAAAAAGATAGACCTCACAATGGACCTGCCTGATATTGACATAAAAGACGATGCTACT TTTGTCTTGAAACTCCATAAATATGATAAAGATAAAGACGAATGGGAGTATGACTATGATGAAAAAAAAGGTGATGTTTGTTTCTACATTCAACAGTTTCTTACCAAAAGTTGGGATAAGGCTAGGTCAGCTTCAAATCCAGAAATTGAAGACGAATGCGTTGTACCAAAG GGCACATACGagtggaaaaattttgaactgaGTGAAGACGATGTTATCGTTCCAATTGGAATGTCAGGTAGATACAAGTTCGATGTGACCGTTTATGGCGACGAACCCTTGTTTTGTTTCGAAGTAGATGTAGATGTTCAATAA